In Anthonomus grandis grandis chromosome 6, icAntGran1.3, whole genome shotgun sequence, one DNA window encodes the following:
- the LOC126737517 gene encoding uncharacterized protein LOC126737517, producing the protein MTESLKIWILLKMCFWTCVYGAVMAPPWADPELNPCAKEPQGWQMLYWPLDGQCYKIFQLGHPCPEGMELTPATGRIGKELYAECRCPPKYALSTKEAKCYQLFSKGPCDVGFYFGPDMIFKNNVTTSKQQIGTCKPISSCPSSNSIYWIKDQKCYQKLTRGPCSKGQLLTVDSDKIPVCSCNKQKELRRYRALDGRCYQHFTKGPCKEHGHLFLPDQTCGCEKFFPHYHTNTRNCYELGTIGPCSKGEMFTILPKTSSGGCVCRQGNIRYQNSTICYRPFTRGPCAEGEILVNSTSCIPQPCNRGELYFPSDEKCFKIGSKGPCRDGQFVTFDFETRPSIDGISYNGVCACEKKNCETNIPDLCDRSKRLVRYEDKCYKLYSQGPCSKGAWLAPLREGRVLLSDEHPKTAICECIPGNIRKTRMIGGSSFTECLPQSILLAEFLNANFTKAQLIK; encoded by the exons ATGACTGAATCTTTAAAG ATAtggattttacttaaaatgtgcTTTTGGACGTGCGTTTATGGGGCTGTGATGGCACCGCCATGGGCCGATCCAGAATTGAATCCTTGTGCCAAAGAACCGCAGGGTTGGCAGATGTTATATTGGCCACTGGATGgacaatgttataaaatatttcag CTGGGGCACCCCTGTCCAGAGGGAATGGAATTAACACCAGCTACTGGTAGGATTGGTAAAGAATTGTATGCTGAGTGTAGGTGCCCACCAAAATATGCATTGTCTACCAAAGAAGCTAAATGTTACCAATTGTTTAGCAAAGGACCTTGTGATGTAGGGTTCTACTTTGGTCccgatatgatttttaaaaataacgttaCTAC ATCTAAACAACAAATCGGCACCTGCAAACCAATATCCAGCTGTCCAAGCTCAAACTCGATCTACTGGATTAAAGATCAGAAATGTTACCAAAAACTTACCAGAGGACCGTGTTCTAAAGGGCAACTACTCACTGTAGATAGCGACAAAATACCAGTTTGCTCATGCAATAAACAAAAGGAGCTTAGAAGGTATCGGGCACTGGATGGACGATGTTATCAACATTTTACAAAAGGACCATGCAAGGAACACGGACATTTATTTCTACCGGATCAGACTTGCGGGTGTGAAAAGTTCTTTCCGCACTACCATACAAACACAAGAAATTGTTATGAATTAG GTACAATCGGCCCATGCAGCAAAGGAGAAATGTTCACAATTCTTCCAAAAACTAGCAGCGGAGGATGCGTATGCCGCCAAGGTAACATTCGTTATCAAAACAGCACCATCTGCTACAGACCGTTCACCAGAGGACCTTGTGCCGAAGGTGAAATCCTGGTAAACTCAACATCCTGCATCCCTCAACCGTGCAATAGAGGTGAACTCTACTTTCCTTCGGATGAAAAATGCTTCAAGATAGGGTCTAAAGGACCCTGCCGGGATGGCCAATTTGTCACCTTTGACTTCGAAACCAGACCGTCCATAGATGGGATTTCTTATAATGGAGTGTGCGCGTGTGAAAAAAAGAACTGCGAAACAAATATCCCGGATCTGTGTGATAGAAGTAAGAGGTTGGTGAGATATGAGGATAAATGTTATAAATTGTACTCCCAGGGGCCGTGTTCTAAAGGGGCTTGGCTGGCACCGTTAAGGGAAGGCAGAGTACTATTATCCGATGAACATCCGAAAACTGCCATTTGTGAGTGTATTCCTGGAAATATAAGAAAAACCAGAATGATCGGCGGGTCTAGTTTTACGGAGTGTTTACCGCAATCGATATTACTAGCTGAGTTTTTGAATGCTAATTTTACAAAAGCgcaattgattaaataa